One part of the Sulfolobus tengchongensis genome encodes these proteins:
- a CDS encoding glycosylated S-layer protein, SlaA — MNKNLGLILVSVFILSSLGIIPGLITTQAATSSSSSMYTLPPVTSLFNTSIETINLFFIPTFNASVAANINAFDYGAAVNYTVNDTTFKIVFPNGTSLPLNLESLVKNYGINKVFYYDPHYNAIVVVLNTSGGINSPYAAPKGGNLQEFVYQYEVSTGLSSSQATYKIYNYANDSLAVNQNMFELSLPFLIHEVDPYYTYSNLSKLPAGTQLIFSYGGYTYTVTVSPQVKLTGTLVNPLYYSNSKALPGPTYAVGRSNITVAVFDQYLSTTSAPFDFNLTYASQTPAIIDWFVLLNISKYSSGANVSANFQSPVFSIYNTSNNSIVYKTASLPVVLQFNGALNVTAIENNVELTEQPGSYIYTSQNLNVTPPGNYYFSGKLPIVFTGFVYNNGSATLTANIFNGSIFYFFPSPGSYGNFSFLITPIVPMNLTTNVMSPNTAKVIYNGKSLFVGFPEVAIMFNISARFFTQETSTGHMSYVLYANVTEIPLNLTKLPTFPYEPYTGPQYTYQQFKGYILQHLSTEAIETIFNFGESSTTITGTSLTFTVLQPLLFVVNKLGYIYMVITHVWGPSTTVSVTGKDEQGFPVSLGTFRAYIALPSYYSLPTTPISGLTCDNMYTLAQVSDTGAVLETSTANSQWNNATYTGPWDLISIPSYLQAGLHIAIYNGTKLVKNELVGMLPNITTSTTFTVTLNGQTVAITYTNAPIAVYPVAFKFEPGFSYGVTVNTLFNTTPYTPVITVYMPLNYILKTKIVMWYVSPDFASYYYYNLTGQYHTSNVTLTFANVTPALIMPQIFFVNKLYMPFGIYDPYYVFFNGITIGPQSGILEAVENGFNIGNITSITVQLNGMNESIILSPANVTKLLISTTLGEVSQCSPLFEATVFNISALASLLGLPNTAALNGSYLYITYHDAISGAYVTNKTELLVGGFYVMPPTTPGSVEWILTAKYINATTGIPVEISYAVVQQPSVKVFDINAANASITSIPVTQVEIVSKYATVQVMYNPSNASTIVYMNGKFVTSYGGNLISSIPETATTGVYYGPVVNLYVATGTLSSPNGTMYVVLGSHKVAVGTANLYTYAGYHFGPYTASPVSSNVTFTVQDPVTHATLTGTTQLGAFNNTPIRISPLGVSIPATAQNKVFYYYSKPLVLSPTSQYIVLSVTSTITYAYPFYIETISFLGYNVTTGTPVPGTPAFQTVYSPSLGPGVVLQVPVQAYQFISLSTPSEPHTVVMVAVPFAGGPAISLYPTFLVYSNVTAISS, encoded by the coding sequence ATGAATAAAAACCTAGGTTTAATCTTGGTCTCCGTGTTCATCCTCTCTAGTTTAGGTATAATACCAGGTTTAATAACAACACAAGCAGCAACATCCAGTAGTTCCTCAATGTACACACTGCCACCAGTTACATCACTTTTTAACACATCCATAGAAACTATTAATCTATTCTTCATCCCTACGTTTAATGCCTCAGTAGCAGCTAATATAAACGCTTTTGACTATGGAGCAGCTGTAAACTACACAGTAAATGATACTACTTTTAAAATAGTATTTCCAAATGGTACATCACTTCCTTTAAATCTTGAGAGCTTAGTTAAGAATTATGGGATTAATAAAGTATTCTACTATGACCCACATTATAACGCAATAGTTGTTGTACTAAACACGAGCGGGGGCATTAATAGTCCATATGCGGCACCAAAGGGTGGCAATTTGCAAGAGTTTGTTTATCAATATGAAGTAAGTACCGGGTTAAGCTCTAGTCAAGCGACCTATAAAATATATAATTATGCTAATGATAGCTTAGCAGTTAATCAAAATATGTTTGAATTGAGCTTACCTTTCTTGATACATGAAGTCGATCCTTACTATACATATTCAAACTTAAGTAAACTACCAGCTGGTACTCAGCTGATATTCTCTTATGGAGGATACACATACACAGTAACCGTATCTCCGCAGGTGAAATTAACTGGAACTTTAGTTAACCCATTATATTATTCAAATTCTAAAGCATTACCCGGTCCTACCTATGCTGTAGGAAGGAGTAATATCACAGTAGCAGTATTCGACCAGTATCTCTCTACAACGTCAGCACCATTTGACTTCAATTTAACTTATGCGTCTCAAACACCCGCTATAATTGATTGGTTCGTACTTTTGAATATTTCTAAATATTCTAGTGGAGCAAACGTTAGTGCCAATTTCCAATCACCAGTGTTTAGTATATATAACACAAGTAATAATAGTATAGTCTATAAGACTGCATCATTGCCTGTAGTATTGCAATTCAATGGAGCCTTAAACGTCACAGCTATTGAGAACAATGTGGAATTAACTGAACAACCCGGTAGTTATATATACACCTCACAGAACCTTAATGTAACGCCACCTGGTAATTACTACTTCTCTGGTAAGTTGCCCATAGTGTTTACTGGTTTTGTGTACAATAACGGGAGTGCTACATTAACTGCTAATATATTTAATGGGTCGATATTCTACTTCTTCCCCTCACCAGGGTCATATGGTAACTTCTCGTTCCTAATAACCCCAATAGTACCAATGAACCTAACAACTAACGTTATGTCTCCAAATACTGCCAAAGTAATTTATAATGGAAAGTCATTATTTGTAGGTTTTCCAGAAGTAGCAATCATGTTTAACATATCAGCGCGCTTCTTTACTCAGGAAACTTCTACCGGTCACATGAGTTATGTCTTATATGCTAACGTTACTGAAATACCATTGAACCTAACAAAACTACCCACGTTCCCATATGAGCCATATACAGGGCCACAATATACTTATCAGCAATTTAAGGGATATATATTGCAACATTTAAGTACAGAAGCCATAGAAACTATCTTTAACTTTGGTGAGTCCTCTACTACTATTACTGGAACTTCACTAACGTTCACAGTACTACAGCCATTATTATTTGTCGTAAACAAATTAGGGTATATATACATGGTGATAACACATGTATGGGGTCCATCTACTACGGTGTCTGTAACTGGTAAAGATGAACAAGGATTTCCTGTCTCTTTAGGTACTTTTAGAGCATATATAGCATTACCATCTTACTATAGCCTACCCACAACTCCAATAAGTGGATTAACATGTGATAATATGTATACATTGGCTCAAGTAAGCGATACAGGAGCAGTGTTAGAGACCTCAACTGCTAATTCACAATGGAATAACGCTACTTATACTGGTCCTTGGGATCTAATATCTATACCTTCTTACTTACAAGCTGGGTTACATATAGCAATTTACAACGGTACTAAGTTAGTTAAGAATGAGCTTGTAGGTATGTTACCCAATATTACAACGTCTACAACATTTACTGTCACCTTAAATGGTCAAACTGTTGCAATAACTTATACTAATGCGCCTATTGCAGTATATCCAGTAGCCTTCAAGTTTGAACCAGGCTTTAGTTATGGTGTTACTGTTAACACGTTATTCAACACTACTCCATATACTCCCGTAATCACAGTATACATGCCACTAAACTACATATTGAAGACTAAGATTGTAATGTGGTATGTAAGTCCAGACTTCGCATCCTATTATTACTATAATTTAACCGGGCAATATCACACTAGCAACGTGACGCTAACTTTTGCAAATGTAACACCTGCACTTATAATGCCTCAAATATTCTTCGTGAATAAGCTATACATGCCTTTCGGAATTTATGATCCATACTATGTATTCTTTAATGGCATAACTATAGGTCCACAGAGCGGAATATTAGAAGCTGTTGAGAACGGATTCAACATAGGTAACATTACCTCTATAACTGTTCAATTAAATGGAATGAATGAGAGCATTATATTATCCCCTGCTAATGTTACCAAGCTATTAATATCTACAACCCTAGGTGAAGTATCTCAATGTAGCCCACTATTTGAAGCAACTGTATTCAATATATCTGCACTAGCTTCATTGCTGGGATTACCTAACACCGCTGCGTTAAATGGAAGTTATCTATATATAACATATCATGATGCTATAAGTGGTGCATATGTAACTAACAAGACAGAGTTACTTGTAGGAGGATTCTACGTAATGCCACCAACAACTCCGGGCTCTGTAGAATGGATATTAACTGCGAAGTACATTAATGCAACCACTGGTATACCAGTTGAGATAAGTTATGCTGTAGTGCAGCAACCTAGCGTTAAGGTATTTGATATCAATGCAGCAAATGCAAGCATTACTTCTATACCCGTAACACAAGTGGAAATTGTAAGTAAATACGCTACTGTGCAAGTAATGTATAATCCAAGCAATGCGAGTACTATAGTATATATGAATGGCAAGTTTGTAACGTCTTATGGTGGTAACTTAATATCTTCCATACCAGAAACTGCAACAACTGGAGTTTACTATGGCCCAGTAGTTAACTTATACGTCGCAACTGGCACTTTAAGTAGTCCTAACGGTACAATGTATGTGGTGTTAGGCTCTCATAAGGTTGCTGTAGGTACTGCTAATCTATACACTTATGCAGGCTATCACTTTGGTCCATATACTGCATCACCAGTATCGTCTAACGTTACTTTCACTGTGCAAGATCCAGTAACTCATGCGACACTAACTGGCACTACGCAATTAGGCGCATTCAATAATACTCCAATAAGAATATCTCCATTGGGCGTATCAATTCCAGCTACTGCTCAAAATAAGGTCTTCTATTACTACTCTAAGCCGTTAGTGCTAAGTCCAACCAGTCAGTATATAGTGTTGTCAGTAACAAGTACAATAACTTATGCGTATCCGTTCTATATAGAGACTATATCATTCTTAGGTTATAATGTAACTACTGGCACTCCAGTTCCTGGAACACCAGCTTTCCAGACAGTCTATTCGCCATCATTAGGTCCTGGTGTAGTATTACAAGTTCCAGTACAAGCTTATCAGTTCATAAGCTTATCCACACCTAGCGAACCTCATACTGTTGTGATGGTAGCTGTGCCGTTTGCAGGAGGACCAGCAATATCACTATATCCAACCTTCCTAGTCTACTCTAATGTGACGGCAATCTCAAGTTAA
- a CDS encoding nucleotidyltransferase domain-containing protein, with amino-acid sequence MQKVISKNMELFELATELILKQGKESVLAIIFFGSRVIGKYRENSDLDVLIVTNEQIDFKETRLTFLRQTGIKLDTIVMSENTFEENFTLGSIMMGISIAFCITYDKINAYNKIVRWSDEIEKYNAKLVLPYGEFVVGKMLKKCIREDSRIMSFGSH; translated from the coding sequence TTGCAGAAAGTTATCTCAAAAAATATGGAATTATTTGAATTAGCAACAGAACTTATCTTAAAACAAGGTAAAGAAAGTGTATTGGCCATCATATTCTTTGGTAGTAGAGTAATTGGAAAATATAGAGAGAATTCAGATCTAGACGTGTTAATAGTTACAAATGAGCAAATTGATTTTAAGGAGACTAGATTGACTTTCCTTAGGCAAACTGGTATTAAATTAGATACAATAGTCATGAGTGAGAACACTTTTGAAGAAAACTTCACTTTAGGAAGCATAATGATGGGTATTAGCATAGCCTTTTGCATAACATACGACAAGATAAATGCTTACAATAAAATAGTAAGATGGAGCGATGAAATAGAGAAATATAATGCTAAGTTAGTTTTACCTTACGGTGAATTCGTTGTCGGGAAAATGTTGAAAAAGTGCATTCGTGAAGATAGCCGTATTATGAGTTTTGGGTCTCATTGA
- a CDS encoding MBL fold metallo-hydrolase, giving the protein MNYFLKILGGGREVGRSAIEVGNSNSSVVLDYGVNFDEKDNPNFPLQEMPSKVKGFVISHAHLDHIGALPIYQIGSLNTKVYGTVVTRIITEVMLKDFLKLSGAKVPFEWVEVRKTMDNFVAIGYGEEIEVEGMKISLYNAGHIPGSSIIKVSSEKSTVAFTGDINLSETKLMKPAEIENVSDANVLVMESTYGKFNHPTRKEVEDEFYEKVLEVVEGGGTVLVPAFSLARSQEILSVLAERDFPYPVYYDGMSREITELMLDFREYLNRPDLLKKAYDNFNYVKGWEDRHRAWKEKGVIVASAGMLKGGPAVYYFKKLSENSKNAVFLVSYQAVNTPGRKLLEMGKFDEYSPLLKARLEIFDFSSHAGRKQLLEIVKSVKNLEKVVLVHGSPDNESSLADLIKQEMGVEVVIPENGQEISL; this is encoded by the coding sequence ATGAATTACTTTCTGAAAATATTAGGTGGAGGCAGAGAAGTAGGAAGATCTGCAATTGAGGTTGGGAACAGTAATTCCAGCGTTGTATTAGATTACGGTGTTAACTTTGATGAAAAGGATAATCCCAATTTTCCGTTACAAGAAATGCCCAGTAAGGTTAAGGGATTTGTAATATCTCACGCACATTTAGATCACATTGGAGCTTTACCAATTTATCAGATAGGTTCTCTGAACACTAAGGTCTATGGTACAGTTGTTACTAGAATTATAACTGAAGTGATGCTTAAAGATTTTCTGAAATTATCCGGGGCTAAAGTCCCTTTTGAGTGGGTTGAGGTTAGAAAGACCATGGATAATTTCGTGGCAATTGGATACGGTGAAGAAATAGAGGTTGAGGGAATGAAGATATCATTATATAATGCTGGTCACATACCCGGAAGTTCAATTATTAAAGTTTCCTCAGAGAAGAGCACTGTTGCTTTTACTGGAGATATTAATTTATCTGAGACTAAATTAATGAAACCTGCGGAAATTGAAAATGTCAGTGATGCTAATGTTCTAGTAATGGAATCCACATATGGCAAATTTAATCATCCAACTAGGAAGGAAGTTGAAGACGAATTCTATGAGAAAGTTTTAGAGGTTGTTGAAGGTGGAGGTACTGTTCTAGTTCCAGCATTTAGCCTAGCTAGAAGTCAAGAGATTTTATCAGTCCTAGCAGAAAGGGATTTTCCTTATCCAGTTTACTACGACGGAATGTCCAGAGAAATAACGGAATTGATGTTAGACTTTAGAGAATATTTGAATAGACCGGATTTGCTGAAGAAGGCCTACGATAATTTCAATTACGTTAAGGGATGGGAAGATAGACATAGGGCTTGGAAGGAGAAAGGAGTAATTGTTGCAAGCGCTGGTATGCTTAAAGGAGGACCAGCAGTCTACTATTTTAAGAAATTGTCAGAAAATAGCAAAAATGCAGTTTTTCTAGTTAGTTATCAAGCTGTAAACACTCCTGGAAGAAAATTATTGGAAATGGGTAAATTTGATGAATATTCGCCTTTGCTTAAAGCAAGACTGGAAATATTTGATTTTTCTAGCCATGCTGGAAGAAAACAACTTCTTGAAATAGTTAAGAGCGTTAAGAACTTAGAAAAGGTTGTGTTAGTTCATGGATCGCCAGATAATGAAAGTTCATTGGCTGATTTAATAAAGCAGGAAATGGGAGTTGAAGTAGTTATACCAGAGAATGGCCAAGAAATTAGTTTATAA
- a CDS encoding glycosylated S-layer protein, SlaB, protein MKKTFVLSTLILISLAALVSTAVYTSGNVTFYSPSVNGQIYYIGKSITIDAAVPQQFAGDAATINFFFPNSTLAATIPTTVNSTGGIYVPNAYTFPNVIGIWQITVEIAGGVAVGTISVNVTTTKIAPIILTLQNLAMYENTYPQFVEFANGVITAVVMQNGTVNLMGYVYNSTVAPISGANVTLVLNIPTIGTKTFTTTTSSNGSFSLSFQVPALAQSLSLVSSYLISGTLTVTYGIHTVTYNLFISAIPNYLSTIVALNNEINVLKSEIASLNATIANLNKSLGSANAQISNLQSEISSLSSEISQLNSTVSSLSSQLSSLSSQYTTLNSEVSKLNSNISSLSASLNALSAEVASLKSSVGSLTTIAYGGIIAGIIGIIVAIVAIVLVMRRIS, encoded by the coding sequence ATGAAAAAAACATTCGTTTTATCTACCCTCATATTAATCTCACTTGCAGCATTAGTAAGTACTGCAGTATATACATCTGGAAATGTAACTTTTTACAGTCCTAGCGTTAATGGTCAAATATACTATATAGGGAAATCCATAACTATTGATGCAGCGGTACCTCAGCAATTTGCTGGTGACGCTGCAACCATAAATTTCTTCTTCCCTAATTCTACTTTAGCAGCTACTATACCTACTACAGTTAACTCTACGGGAGGAATTTACGTTCCTAACGCCTATACCTTCCCTAACGTTATTGGAATATGGCAAATCACGGTTGAAATAGCCGGAGGTGTTGCTGTGGGAACGATAAGCGTTAATGTAACTACTACCAAAATAGCTCCAATAATTCTAACCTTACAGAACTTAGCAATGTATGAAAATACTTATCCGCAGTTCGTAGAATTTGCTAATGGTGTTATAACTGCTGTAGTTATGCAAAATGGTACGGTAAACTTAATGGGATATGTTTATAATTCGACAGTAGCTCCAATATCTGGTGCCAATGTAACTTTAGTTCTTAACATACCTACAATAGGAACTAAGACGTTCACTACTACAACTTCGAGCAATGGTTCGTTCTCATTAAGTTTCCAAGTACCTGCGCTTGCACAAAGTCTGTCATTGGTTTCCTCATATCTAATTAGTGGTACTTTAACCGTGACGTACGGTATACACACAGTAACTTATAACTTGTTCATTTCAGCTATACCAAACTATCTGAGTACGATTGTGGCATTAAACAATGAGATTAATGTGTTAAAGAGTGAGATTGCATCCCTAAATGCAACAATAGCTAATCTAAATAAGAGTTTAGGAAGTGCAAACGCGCAGATCTCTAATTTGCAAAGTGAGATATCGAGTTTAAGTAGTGAGATAAGTCAATTAAACAGTACTGTTAGTTCCTTAAGTTCTCAACTTAGCTCATTGTCTTCACAATATACTACTTTGAATAGTGAGGTTTCAAAATTAAATAGCAATATAAGTAGTTTGAGTGCAAGTCTTAACGCTTTAAGCGCTGAGGTTGCGAGCTTAAAGAGTTCAGTAGGTAGTTTAACCACAATAGCATATGGTGGTATAATAGCAGGAATAATAGGTATAATAGTTGCCATTGTTGCAATAGTTCTAGTAATGAGGAGAATAAGTTAA
- a CDS encoding helix-turn-helix domain-containing protein, with translation MAEDLLDSYVIETVAKRIAGDIVWSKELAGALRKWREMFNVSQGELSREMGIKQSVIADYERGRRQAGSEFIKRYVSALLSIDMRRGYKVVKELAKMFGINFPFIVDMRDFGLPIGVDELVKAVDGVIVNSFVTERKIYGYIVTDSIKAILSLSGLEFYQVLSMMVNRVVVFTRVSSGRSPMIALKVAPIRPPIVVFHRPVKLDPLALMLSEVEGINIIVSTKPSEEDLIKGLRSLLVKS, from the coding sequence ATGGCTGAGGATTTACTAGATTCTTATGTTATAGAGACCGTAGCTAAGAGAATAGCAGGGGATATTGTGTGGAGTAAGGAATTAGCAGGAGCTTTAAGAAAATGGAGGGAAATGTTTAACGTATCTCAAGGCGAGTTATCTAGAGAAATGGGGATAAAGCAATCAGTTATCGCAGATTACGAAAGAGGTAGAAGACAAGCTGGAAGTGAGTTCATTAAGCGTTATGTTTCGGCCTTACTTTCAATTGACATGAGAAGGGGTTATAAGGTGGTTAAGGAATTAGCAAAAATGTTTGGGATTAATTTTCCCTTTATAGTGGATATGAGGGATTTTGGATTACCAATTGGCGTTGATGAATTAGTTAAAGCCGTAGACGGAGTTATAGTGAATTCTTTTGTTACTGAAAGGAAGATTTACGGTTATATTGTGACTGATAGCATTAAGGCAATTTTGAGTCTAAGTGGATTAGAGTTTTATCAAGTTTTGAGTATGATGGTTAATAGGGTTGTGGTGTTTACTAGAGTTAGCAGTGGAAGATCACCAATGATAGCTCTAAAAGTCGCTCCGATAAGACCGCCAATAGTTGTGTTTCATAGGCCGGTTAAATTAGATCCTTTAGCACTTATGTTAAGTGAAGTTGAGGGTATAAATATAATTGTGTCAACTAAGCCTAGCGAGGAGGATTTAATTAAGGGTTTGAGGTCTCTCCTTGTAAAATCATAA
- a CDS encoding HEPN domain-containing protein, which produces MIPSKYRKFAKAFYFISHKDINRAKRALGEKDYPLCLFYAQQSVEKHLKLGLRLN; this is translated from the coding sequence GTGATTCCTAGCAAGTACAGAAAATTTGCAAAAGCCTTTTACTTCATTTCACATAAAGACATAAATAGGGCTAAAAGAGCGTTAGGGGAAAAAGATTATCCTCTATGCTTATTTTATGCACAACAGAGCGTAGAAAAGCATCTAAAGCTAGGCTTGAGGTTAAATTAG
- a CDS encoding nascent polypeptide-associated complex protein, translated as MAKIKPSDLKKMERMGIKTEQINAIRVIIETPDKNIVIESPTVAKTNVMGNEAIVIFGGQAKEEEKQKQIEIKEEDVRFVSEQTGKSEKEAREALIKANGDIAKAIMILQGETSNP; from the coding sequence ATGGCAAAAATAAAACCCTCAGATTTAAAGAAAATGGAAAGAATGGGAATAAAAACTGAACAAATTAATGCAATAAGAGTCATAATTGAGACCCCGGATAAAAACATAGTAATCGAATCACCGACAGTAGCAAAAACCAACGTAATGGGAAACGAGGCAATAGTAATATTTGGTGGGCAAGCTAAAGAGGAGGAAAAGCAGAAACAAATCGAAATAAAAGAGGAAGATGTCAGATTCGTATCAGAACAAACTGGAAAAAGTGAAAAGGAAGCCAGAGAAGCTTTAATCAAAGCCAATGGAGACATAGCAAAGGCAATTATGATTTTACAAGGAGAGACCTCAAACCCTTAA